The DNA window TCTAAAACTAATTTTGCATTTTTTAAAAACATTTTTTTCATCTTTCATCACCTTTTAGAATTTTATATCAAATTTTAGAAAAAATCAACAAATTTTATTGACAAATTTAACTCAAGTTATATAAAATATAGAGGAACAGAATTAATATTTATTTTATGGAGGTAAAAATGATTTATGCAGAACTGAAAGATATAAAAATTTATAAAGGTATTAATAAAAATTTGGATAAAGCAATAGATTTTATTACTGAGAAAAAATATTTGAATCCAAGTTTTGGGAAAAATATTATAGAAGGAGATACTATCTATTTTAATTGCCCTGAAAAGCCTATGACAAGAGAAAATACAGGTTTAGAATTAGAATATCATAAAAGATATGTAGACATCCATATTGTTCTTGAAGGAGAAGAAGCTATTGCATACAGCCCATTTGAAGATTGTGTAGAAACTAAAAGTTTTAATACTGAAGAAGATTATGCACTTATGAAAGGAAAAACACAAGTTGAATTAATAATGAATACTAAAAATTTTTTAATTATTTTTCCTGAGGAACCACATTTAGCACTTTTAAAGGTTGATACACCAAAGGAAATAAAAAAAATAATATTTAAAGTTGAAATATAAGAATAATAAGGTACTATTATAAAAATAAAAGGTACATATAGTATGAGAAACGTTTAGTTTATAGACAAAAATAATTGACATTTAAAAATAGATAAGCTAATATATGTTTAAGGATTTAAAACTAATATTATTGGAGGTTAAAAGAATGAAAAAAGTTTGGAAATTACTTATGTTTGTGTCACTTATGTTTCTTTTAATTAGTTGTGGAAAGAAAAAGGAAGAAAAACCTTTAGTGATGGGTTTATCACCAATAGCTAATTCAGAAAAACTAATTGAGGATACTGCACCCTTACACAAAATGTTAGGTGATGAAATTGGTAGACCAGTTGAAGGTTTTATTGCAACAAATTATATAGGAGTTGTTGAAGCTCTTGGAACAGGAACTATTGATTTTGCATTAATTCCTCCTTTTGCATATATTTTAGCAAATAAAAAGAATGGAACAGAAGCATTACTTACAAGTATTGGAAAACATGATGAACCTGGTTACTATTCTGT is part of the Fusobacterium nucleatum genome and encodes:
- a CDS encoding YhcH/YjgK/YiaL family protein, which codes for MIYAELKDIKIYKGINKNLDKAIDFITEKKYLNPSFGKNIIEGDTIYFNCPEKPMTRENTGLELEYHKRYVDIHIVLEGEEAIAYSPFEDCVETKSFNTEEDYALMKGKTQVELIMNTKNFLIIFPEEPHLALLKVDTPKEIKKIIFKVEI